A window of Acropora muricata isolate sample 2 chromosome 6, ASM3666990v1, whole genome shotgun sequence genomic DNA:
TCGTCTGATTAAACTTAATTTAATTCCACTAAATTATTGGTTAGAATATCTAGATTTAGTCTTCTTTTATAAGTCTTTGAAAGGAGATGTAATTTTTGCTCGACGCTTTGACGAGTATGTTTTCTCTCTAAGAGGGCGCACTCGCCGAGCAATCTCTGAACTCTATCTTAAGACAAATAAAACTCGCACCTCACATTTTCgggattttttctttaatagaattattattttgtggAACACTATTCCTGATGGCATTAAGTTAGCTACTTCCCTAGACTCTTTTAAGCGCAAGCTCCAATACTTTTTCTTTTGGCGTTTGTATTACGTTTTTGGTGGGGATAATTTTCGCTCGTACAAGATTATTTGTCCAAAATGCAGAAGAGTAAATGTAAGAAATGCATGTTCTTGTTAGATATTTCTATTTAACTATATATACTTATACTGTTTCTATAGTTTTATGGGGTTGGGTACGTGGGTGAACCTTGTAGGGGATGCTATATCCTTTTGTTCTTACACCCGTATATACTCTATATGTAAAAATCTTGAAAtacatataaataaataaataataaataaactgaaacgCTCCGGTTGACAAATGTGGAGCTTCCATCACCGTAGCTGATACGTATGTCAAGTTCAGAGCCTTCAGTTGGAATCGAACTGGTTTCCGCCTGAGCATTCACTGCGACGGTGTGATTGAAACTTACAAACTGCAAGCCTTCTATCACATCCTGGACGACGGCCACTTTCGAGACTTGATAAACACAGGAGACGCGGTTTCTTGCATACAAGGAAACTGGGTACTCGCCTACACTCTTGTACGTGACAGGGAAGGTTTCTCTCTTTCGCACTTTATCATCAACATCACACTCTTTGACCGACCGACCAGTTGACTCTGGTGACTTAAGCTTCTTTTTACTAATCTTGAAGTCTATCTCAAAACAGGAATCTTGGCCTTCCTGAGTCATGCTCAGGGTTAAATTCACTAGGCTGTTTTGCGTAGATGGTCCGTCATTTACAAATGAAACattctgaatttctttttccagTTCAAGCGATATGATCTTTGTTTCAGAGCTAACGGCATTTTCTGCCGTCAACACAATCCTATTGTTTCCGTCCTTCGCGAATTTATGCGTGCAGCTTGAATTGATCTTGTTGACGCCACTGGGAAAACTCCAGGTGTAAGACACGTTTGTGCCATCGGCGTACGCGCTAAAAGCCACCTCGTGATCGAAAGGGAAAGTGTTGTTTGGAAGGACGAAATCGCTGCATTCACCGCTATAATCCACGTTAAGTTTTGTATAATTTGCAAACCATTTGAGGTCTTTAACAGGATTCTGAACAATGACCGTACAGTTTTGGTTCACATCTCCCGGATTTCTGTTGGAGAAAGTAGTTGTAATGTAGTACTCTCCTGCCACTGAGTAGATATTGCGCTCTGTCCATCCGTCGTCTGGGAATTCCCGATGGAAATAGCGCACGCGGACGCTGGAATTATCTCCAAAGTCCAGATAGCCGTAAATGTTTGTCCCGTTTTTGACCTTCGCCGTTGCCGTAACCACATCGTTCACCCTTACGTAAAGTATTTTTTCTTCGTTGCAGGGTGTGCCACCCGCTCTGGTCAAATTATAGCGCCCTATGGCAAGGACCCCGCCATTACCCGGTGTTTCTACGTAGACAGAGGTGTTGATTTCTTTGCTGTCCACCAGGTTGGTCACGTTAATGATGACAAGGTATTCGCCGGGCTTGCTATAGTTGTGCTTGCTAATTGCCacgaaaacgtcgctcactGAAACGCTCCGGTTGACAAATGTGGAGCTCTCGTCACCGTAGTTGACACGTATGTCAAGTTCAGAGCCTTGAGTCAGAATCCAATTGATTTCCGCCTGGGCGTTCACTGCGACGGTGTGATTGAAACTTACAAACTGCAAGCCTTCTATCACATCCTGGACGATAATCTGACCACACTTTACAGCCACTGAACTGATGTCATTGGAAGCGATCAAGTATGCATCATATCGCCCGGCCTTGGTGTAATTAAAAGGTATCAACCTCTCGGTGGTGTTAATTATGTTTCCGTCCATGGTGTTCAACAAGTATCGTATCTCATCCCCTTGGTGCGGTGGAATCGTAAAGTTGAatgtttggtttgttttcagGATTTTTGGACTGTCCATTGAAACGCCATGGACCACACGTTGTACGCTTAGATTTCCCTTCAGAGTCACGTTGTTGAGTCGATTGGAGGCTGTGATTTCTATCCGGTACCAGCCAGGTTGAGTGAGGGTTGTATTGTACTTACCGAAGAAGGTAGCAGCCGGTGCTTTAACCTTGGTCAGATTCTTTGAATCTATGAAGCCACCAGGGTAAGTGATATTGAGAGTGAAATCAACGTGTGATCCATCAGGCAAGATCCAGGCGATTTCAGCTGTGGTTCCATTCTCGATGGGCAGAAGTGTCGTGTCCTTAAACTGCAGTCCCATAATCCTCTCTTGGACCAAAACGGTGCACCAGACAGCTTCCACTCGGATATCATTTCCAGCTACAACACTTACCGTCTTTAACCCAACGGTATGGTTAAAGACGTGCTCGACCCATGGAATCAGGCTGGTTGCGTTATTTTTGGCACCAAAATCCCAGTAGAATGTCACGTTACTCCCTTGAGTGATGCCACCGGTCACATTAACTGCCTCACCGAATGGAAAAACCTTAGGGAAATATAACTGCAATCCTTTAATATCCTCCTGCAGGCAAATCGACTCGGTGTCGTTTACTCTTGTTATCGAGTTTCCGATTGATGTCAAAACGTTTGCGTGACCTATGTTCTGGTAAACGTGCCCTAATTTCGATTCAGAATCAACGGAATAAAAAAACGCTATGGCCGGCACGAAAGACTCCTGTGCTGGGCTCTCTGCTGTCATTGGAAAGCGATTTCCCCTAAGAATTGTAGAATTTGTGTCGTTAACCATTGAACTTGAATAAAATAAAGTAGATCCAGACGAACTGGTTTTCAACGCGGCTGTCGGTCCAGAGTGCAAAAAACCAACTCCAAGCACGTCTCCAGGTTTGAGACGAAGACGTTGATTGCTTTGGTCAATTAAAATGCGTTTCGGGCCGCTTGTTGTGTAAACCATGTAGCTGGAAATCTTCTGAAAGTCGAAATCTCCAAAGCCCAACATGGTGTTGTGGGAGCAAGTCATGTTTTGCTCTGTACATCTCCCGCCAGTTAAACTGAACATTTTCCCGCCGTGGCAGCTCTTTGCCATTTTAGCACACATCGTTGAGTTAATTACGCACGTTTTTTGCGCTTGGCAATATATACGGTCAAGCTTAATACACTTTGGTCGATAAACCTGAAAGATAGGTTATATAGAATTCTTAGGTCATATTCTATTGCCATCGTGACGCAATAGCTGCTGTTACAGTTATCGGCGATTGCGGCAAATAACGAGGCCAAGAGATTATGAAGTAAGAAAGCGAATCCCTGAACCCTATGATAATTATTTCcaatgtatttttatttatttgctctCTATAAATGAGAAGCCGTGTGACCATGTGCTAAATTTAGAATTGAACATATTATTTTGAATGGAGAGCCATGTGTGGGGAATTCGCTCTCTTAGTTCATATTCTCTTGACGAGCCTTATGGGTTATTTTACGTGATATGGACCCTCAATCTCGTCTGCCTGCAAATAAACTTTGCCCGCAAGCTCAACTGCAATAACTGGAACTATGGATTAAATTCGAGCCAAGCTCTCCTGTACAAGGCAGAAAATAACAGCTCAAAAGCTTACGGAGTCTCCATTTCCCTTGATCAACGTTGTTTCATCTGAAGCATGCGCAGAAGGAACGAAAACACCGCGTAcagttttttcaaccagttatggCGCACTGAAGTACTGGAACATTCCCAGTTAATGGAACACTGTTCGAAGCATTTCAAGTTGAAAAAGAGATAACGCCTGGAAATAGTTGTCGCGCCTGGAAATAGCTGTCAAGACATAGTTGCTGGAGGCCTACTGAAGAAGCCTGGCTGAAAAGGATGGGCCATCGTTTTCAACCAAGTCCAGAgctgatttaaaaaaaagctttcaATCAAACAGACTAAAACGATTGATCCTAGTAGAACTCGTCCCTAGATAGGTTTTAAATTTCTTGTCTCAAATTGTCCATTTAAAACGGTTGTTACAATACCTCAATTTCAAGAGAACCGCCTTGCGCGAGATCCATTTCCATAGCCACTACTTCCCCTGCACTTTCGATGTCGATCCCAGCTAATAGATACAAACCGTCAGATGTGAATGGTGATGCGTAATCTCCTACCGAAATTCCTAATCTGAGGAGGGCCGCGTCTGTGGAGGGAACAAATGAGTCAACAGAATCCTCCAAGATTTGTGCAGGTGATCGCACTTTGGATGAATTGGCCATCCATCAATGATTGACGTTCATCCACAATGCATTGAGTCTCTATGTAAGGAGCCATatcattggtcaacttatttatTCACGTTTCCACCCTACCACGTTTCCGCCAATGATATCGCTCCTCTGATTTCGATGTAAACCACGCAAATGCCACGATTGCtctattcgctccgacgaagagTTAATGCTCGAAACGTGACGTTTGATAATTTTAGGTGCCAATTTGACCCTTGTCAAGTTGGTTTATACCAGATTGAGGCGATGACCCGATGACCCATCGACCCACCCATTTATTAACTAGCCTAGAAAGCAAGTGGCGTAATAATTGACTGACTGATTCAAAGAAATAGACGTAGTTTGGCAAACGgtcaattttgataaaaccacaCAAAGTGTCGCGCCAAGGCTAAACATGATTCAATGTTTGTGACTTTAGGGTTATGGTTTGTGTTCGGCTTATCTTTTTCTACTGTTACTTTTTATGTTTCCTTGAAGAGTAGACTGAGGAGGAAAGCTTTATTATCGATATTTATTGGCACACGTGATAGTGAAGTCAACGAGAATGGTGAGGAAAAACACCGTGACGCTTATTTAAATGGACATGGATTTAACTGCGTGTATATCTGACTGCGTGTGACGTACCAGGTAACAGGGCAGCAACAGGCGCTTCTCGATCGTCAAACTGTACCAGCGCATCTACGTCTGCTCCATAGCGAAACTTCACAGAGCAAGTGACGCTGCTGTTAATGGGTGcgcaaaatggacaaaatacgTCCAACTCGGTCATATTGGACATCGCTGTCACGTTGCTGAAGGATTCAATCTCTGAGGTGTGGccagttttgttgtgtttcacTTTTGCTTTTCCAAGGACATAGTACATCCCAGGATGTGAAACTATGAACGAAGCAAATGGTTCCATTGTATGGTGAATGTACCCGTCTCCGATGCTGACCGTGTAGGACTCCACCACGAGATCAGGCGATAAAAATGGCGTCAGCGTAATGTTAAATACCGAGAGAGTTTGAGCGGGTGAGTCTGAATTCAGCGCCAGACTCAGAGGCCCTACCGTCACTGACTTATAAATGGAAAGGTAGTTGAGGTAGCCACCGCATTTTAAGTCACCGGAACCAAAGCATGGTACAGAGCACCTGTCTTGAGAACGCTCGGTCACGGCTGATGTCGAATTTGAGCACATGCATAAATTGCCCTGTTTGAGTGCGGCATACTTGAAGTACCAATTTCCACAAGCGTGCATGCAGAGGCCTGGGGTCATACGGCTTGGTCTGTATCCACCCGGGTTGAAATTAAACACAGGGGAGCTGGAATTCTCTTGATAACAACCCAAATAATTGTGAGGAACTGCAGATAATGTAAAGATGTAATCGTTATTATACACTCACAATAACATGGAAATCAAATGCATTCTTGAGCTCCGATCACATCTCTGCATCTACAGGAACACAGGGAAATGAAAAATGAGAAACTATGATGGCTCATACCTTTTTCACAGACGTATTTTGTCGTTGCGTTGAAGCAATTCGCGGTTTTCCAATTCCCTTTGTCGTCTATAACAACGCAAGATTGACTACCGGGTGATCCGTTCCATTGACTGAAGGAGACTGGCATACCATCTTTCCATATGAATTCCCCTAATTGGTTATCTCGTTCGAGTCCAATCAACGCCTGTCCCACGATcaaactatttacaaaagagTTTTCTTCGCTTGAAGTAATCTTTACCAAGTCCGCATCTTCAACCTGGCAGACATTGCGCGCTTCATGTGCCGAGATACTTGCAGAGGTCTCTTTATAACAGGAGCCGTCAAAATACTGCCAGTTCAACGCACACACGTCTGCATCTGTGATCACCATAGGAAAGACAATCATATATGAAGCAAACCTCGACCTTTGTGAACTTTGTCCGTTAAGTCTGTTTTGTCTTTACAAAAACTTCTCGGTTTGCTTTCGCATTACGCCTGTAGTACATCTTTTAAAATTGTTTAGTAATATCTAAGTAACTGAAAATGTATCTCTACCAATAAAACACAAACTGCGGTGACAAGCATGCGGCTAAATAAGCGTAGAAGTAAAACAGGAATATTCTTTactgacttgacgtttcgtccCAAGATACTTCTTCAGAAGTGACCGTTAGAAATA
This region includes:
- the LOC136920892 gene encoding uncharacterized protein, which translates into the protein MASLASLVYFVITLLALIRSSFACNATSEHYSRVIKALNVTVRSEGANDPERTQPSGLAYIEVNGKNYAPQSKGFNLAAFDALSGRFFASAAYDCFASQTACNNLGTFIDKLPQDSIVLIAIQQSGATNSHRPPSGKLQKLGAQNITSVAENTSYVLIGYKGSKSVDWKQHLFKRNAAGPAEVSGLIPIQCSDLPSVSTTCSPFNVASQKYGGTCLEESSRNGLSNACINTINGNASSGWESASNGAVDSFIKIGFHTVFTINKLRIRPNLVSGRQIKEILMEFSDCSYEKISLAGDITDFQEFTFISRQARWVKFTVQKVYGYSGGVGIQDIEIYNELCNPKTICDVVQIETNLTSSRYRLHSTKFPLMIDASGEVHVLLTSESRASSSRYEVVIGSTANKDTALKRIDNGITEEVVRRSNTGHLKGGESRSFWIEVENGRLLFGSGEQVYLSWRDADPIKIKYAFFYTHGPAATLHICGRTDTCYQDAVHYWPLDKLAVRQFKKKGSTLGKIHGPVTVGKAASTSILGFFPLALSLDGQTSWIHLGDYPNSCLNDVSKCPGGVSLSFKAIITGYTSGSLLSTAAISVYHTNNNIHFVLRDKEKLWEVKPNCRKFKWQTFGMSWSRENGLTTVIAGDTTTVLRDTTGRNLAPSNTSHTTLTIGMCENTMYAEAKIRDVAVWTEELGEERLSKIHSCNDADVCALNWQYFDGSCYKETSASISAHEARNVCQVEDADLVKITSSEENSFVNSLIVGQALIGLERDNQLGEFIWKDGMPVSFSQWNGSPGSQSCVVIDDKGNWKTANCFNATTKYVCEKVPHNYLGCYQENSSSPVFNFNPGGYRPSRMTPGLCMHACGNWYFKYAALKQGNLCMCSNSTSAVTERSQDRCSVPCFGSGDLKCGGYLNYLSIYKSVTVGPLSLALNSDSPAQTLSVFNITLTPFLSPDLVVESYTVSIGDGYIHHTMEPFASFIVSHPGMYYVLGKAKVKHNKTGHTSEIESFSNVTAMSNMTELDVFCPFCAPINSSVTCSVKFRYGADVDALVQFDDREAPVAALLPDAALLRLGISVGDYASPFTSDGLYLLAGIDIESAGEVVAMEMDLAQGGSLEIEVYRPKCIKLDRIYCQAQKTCVINSTMCAKMAKSCHGGKMFSLTGGRCTEQNMTCSHNTMLGFGDFDFQKISSYMVYTTSGPKRILIDQSNQRLRLKPGDVLGVGFLHSGPTAALKTSSSGSTLFYSSSMVNDTNSTILRGNRFPMTAESPAQESFVPAIAFFYSVDSESKLGHVYQNIGHANVLTSIGNSITRVNDTESICLQEDIKGLQLYFPKVFPFGEAVNVTGGITQGSNVTFYWDFGAKNNATSLIPWVEHVFNHTVGLKTVSVVAGNDIRVEAVWCTVLVQERIMGLQFKDTTLLPIENGTTAEIAWILPDGSHVDFTLNITYPGGFIDSKNLTKVKAPAATFFGKYNTTLTQPGWYRIEITASNRLNNVTLKGNLSVQRVVHGVSMDSPKILKTNQTFNFTIPPHQGDEIRYLLNTMDGNIINTTERLIPFNYTKAGRYDAYLIASNDISSVAVKCGQIIVQDVIEGLQFVSFNHTVAVNAQAEINWILTQGSELDIRVNYGDESSTFVNRSVSVSDVFVAISKHNYSKPGEYLVIINVTNLVDSKEINTSVYVETPGNGGVLAIGRYNLTRAGGTPCNEEKILYVRVNDVVTATAKVKNGTNIYGYLDFGDNSSVRVRYFHREFPDDGWTERNIYSVAGEYYITTTFSNRNPGDVNQNCTVIVQNPVKDLKWFANYTKLNVDYSGECSDFVLPNNTFPFDHEVAFSAYADGTNVSYTWSFPSGVNKINSSCTHKFAKDGNNRIVLTAENAVSSETKIISLELEKEIQNVSFVNDGPSTQNSLVNLTLSMTQEGQDSCFEIDFKISKKKLKSPESTGRSVKECDVDDKVRKRETFPVTYKSVGEYPVSLYARNRVSCVYQVSKVAVVQDVIEGLQFVSFNHTVAVNAQAETSSIPTEGSELDIRISYGDGSSTFVNRSVSVYLLFIYLYVFQDFYI